A single genomic interval of Odontesthes bonariensis isolate fOdoBon6 chromosome 3, fOdoBon6.hap1, whole genome shotgun sequence harbors:
- the pdzrn3b gene encoding E3 ubiquitin-protein ligase PDZRN3-B isoform X3 yields MGCSLCTLRKPEEQYKLLYEVCQVNGKDLSKATHDQAVEAIRTAKEPIMVQVLRRAPYPKLVSPTTDTQVTDISTQTDITLQHIMALTKLPPSAPPMTELDEYLLPEEHPPGHAYFDHNDFLEGIQQDIEREELEYEEVDLYRANIQDKLGLTICYRTDDEDEAGIYISEIDPNSIAAKDGRIREGDKIVQINGVEIQNREDAVALLTSENNQNISLLVARPEIQLDEGWMDDDRNDFLDDLHMDMLEQQHHQAMQFTASMLQQKKHEEDGGTTDTATLLSNHHEKDSGVGRTDESTRNDESSEQENLGDDQTTTASNTLGSCRKLTYSQDTLGSLDLPFSSESFISADYTDTDFLGIPVDECERFRELLELKCQMRNSGAHGFDSLGAGAGGQDQDGVDKELELLNEELRSIELECLNIVRAHKMQQLREQCRESWMLHNSGFRNYNTSIDARRHELSDITELPEKSDKDSSSAYNTGESCRSTPLTLELSPDNSLRRGAESQGSAGPSGSGSSNGRMLKPVLSPVQEARGPSRSRGSSKDLDGALQAESKEKKLGESSKSGRSFSHSPYKHAHIPAHAQHYQSYMQLIQQKSAVEYAQSQMSLVSICRDPISPSDLEPKMEWKVKIRSDGTRYITKRPVRDKLLRERALRIHEERSGMTTDDDAISELKMGRYWSKEERKQHAVRSKEQKQRREFMKQSRADCLKEQTGPEDKKEPNIIELSHKKMMKKRNKKIFDHWMTIQELLTHGTKSPDGTRVYNSLLSVTTV; encoded by the exons GTCAATGGCAAGGACCTGTCTAAGGCTACCCACGATCAGGCGGTGGAAGCGATCCGCACCGCCAAGGAGCCCATCATGGTTCAGGTTCTGCGCCGGGCCCCTTACCCCAAACTGGTCAGCCCCACCACTGACACCCAGGTCACAGACATCAGCACCCAGACCGACATCACACTCCAGCACATCATGGCCCTTACCAAGCTGCCTCCCTCCGCACCCCCGATGACGGAGCTGGACGAGTATCTGCTGCCAGAGGA GCACCCTCCTGGTCATGCATACTTTGACCACAATGACTTTCTGGAGGGCATACAACAGGACATAGAGCGCGAAGAGCTGGAATACGAG GAGGTGGATCTGTACCGAGCCAACATCCAAGACAAACTTGGCTTGACCATCTGTTATAGGACTGATGACGAGGATGAGGCTGGGATCTACATCAGTGAG ATTGATCCCAACAGCATTGCTGCAAAGGATGGTAGAATAAGAGAAGGTGACAAAATCGTCCAG ATAAATGGTGTTGAGATCCAAAACAGAGAGGATGCCGTGGCACTGCTGACCAGTGAGAACAACCAAAATATCTCTCTGCTGGTGGCCAGACCAGAGATCCAG CTGGACGAGGGCTGGATGGATGATGACAGGAATGACTTCCTGGATGACCTCCACATGGATATGCTGGAGCAGCAGCACCATCAGGCCATGCAGTTCACTGCCAGCATGCTGCAGCAG AAGAAGCATGAGGAGGACGGAGGCACCACAGACACAGCCACGCTGCTCTCCAACCACCATGAGAAGGACAGCGGCGTCGGTCGCACAGATGAGAGTACCCGAAATGACGAGAGTTCCGAGCAAGAAAACCTTGGCGACGACCAGACGACCACGGCCTCCAACACGCTGGgcagctgcagaaagctgaCCTACAGCCAGGACACCCTCGGCAGCCTCGACCTGCCCTTCAGCAGCGAGTCATTCATCTCTGCAGACTACACTGACACCGACTTTTTGGGCATTCCAGTTGATGAATGCGAGCGCTTCAGAGAACTCCTGGAGctgaagtgtcagatgaggaaCAGTGGTGCCCACGGCTTTGATAGCCTGGGGGCTGGGGCAGGAGGTCAGGATCAGGACGGTGTAGATAAGGAGCTGGAGCTGCTCAACGAGGAGCTGCGCAGCATCGAGCTTGAGTGCCTGAATATCGTCCGTGCTCACAAGATGCAGCAGCTGAGGGAGCAGTGCAGAGAGTCGTGGATGCTCCACAACAGCGGCTTCCGCAACTACAATACTAGCATAGATGCTCGCCGACATGAGCTGTCGGATATCACAGAGCTGCCTGAGAAATCTGACAAGGACAGCTCCAGCGCCTACAATACTGGGGAGAGCTGCCGCAGCACCCCTCTCACACTAGAGCTGTCTCCAGATAACTCACTCCGTCGAGGAGCGGAGAGCCAGGGTTCAGCAGGCCCATCCGGCTCTGGCAGCTCCAACGGCAGGATGCTCAAGCCCGTCCTGTCCCCTGTCCAAGAGGCCCGTGGCCCCAGCCGGAGCAGAGGTTCCTCCAAGGATCTAGATGGAGCTCTGCAGGCCGAGAGCAAGGAAAAGAAGCTGGGAGAGTCCAGTAAGAGCGGACGTAGTTTTTCCCATTCACCTTACAAGCATGCTCACATCCCCGCCCACGCCCAGCACTACCAGAGCTACATGCAGCTGATCCAGCAGAAATCAGCCGTAGAGTACGCCCAGAGCCAAATGAGTCTGGTCAGCATATGCCGGGACCCCATTAGCCCCAGTGACCTGGAGCCCAAGATGGAGTGGAAGGTGAAGATCCGCAGCGACGGCACGCGATACATCACAAAGCGGCCCGTTCGGGACAAGCTGCTGAGGGAGCGCGCCCTTCGAATTCACGAGGAGCGCAGCGGCATGACCACAGACGACGACGCTATAAGCGAGCTGAAGATGGGCCGCTACTGGAGCAAGGAAGAGAGGAAGCAGCACGCAGTGCGCTCCAAGGAGCAGAAACAGCGCCGCGAGTTCATGAAGCAGAGTCGAGCCGATTGTCTGAAGGAGCAGACCGGCCCAGAGGACAAAAAGGAGCCAAACATCATTGAACTCAGCCAcaaaaaaatgatgaaaaagagGAACAAGAAAATATTTGATCATTGGATGACCATCCAGGAACTGCTGACCCATGGTACCAAGTCACCAGACGGCACGAGAGTGTACAACTCACTCCTGTCTGTGACCACAGTCTAA